caaatatcccATTTCATACATAGCATTTATAGTATATAGGTTCACAGAATATTAAGACTGAGAAGGGACCTTAATGTTCAGGTGGAAGGTAAAcccaaatttcactttttttaggGTCTTctttaagatagggtcttgctctgtcacccaggctggagtgcagtggcacaatcatagctcactgcaggcttcaactcctgggctcaagcgctcctcctgcctcagcctcctgagaagctggaactacaggtgcatgccaccatgcccagctctcccaaatataacttttatattcttagaaagcaggccaggcatggtggcgcatgcctataatcccagcactttgggaagctgaggtgggcagatcacaaggtcaggagttcgaggcctgcctggccaatatggtgaaaccccgtctctactaaaaacgcaaaaattagctgggtgtggtggcaggcgcctgtagtcccagctacttgggaggctgacgcaggagaatcacgtgaacccgggaggcagaggttgcagtgagccaagatcgtggcactacactccagcctgggtgacagagtaagattctgtctcaaaaaaaaaaaaaagtaaacctatTACAACATGAGTAAAGCAGTACATTTTGAGGTACAGTTTCTTAAAGTTTCTATTTTCAGACATCCTAATCATTTTTCAGAGGATTTGTTTAAAACCAAAATATCAGAATTTAGATCTGCAATTATGATCATTAGAGCTATTTCTACAGTGAAGCTGATTATCATGAACTCCCTTGAAGTCAGAAGAGTGTTGTTAATCCATGAAAGGTAGAGACAGTAGAGCACATTCCACTCCTGTCCTAAGCGTGGATCTTATAACGAATGGGTTTTTAGGCACATTTTGCACATTTTAATTAATGATTAAAAAGTAGATTTGGCTACGTCCACCTCTAATGTAGCCAGTGCACTCAAGCCATTTCCTTATAGACTGGAACTGTATGAATAGGGACTGGAGATAGCATTTGCTTCACAGTACTACTATTGATTGAAAGTTTCAAACATTGCTGCCATTATGAGGACATGGAAAGTTTTATCTATATTTTGTCTAAGTCAGAGCTTAATTATATGCCAATTACCCTGGGAAAACTAGAGAGACTATGAAGGCAGGTGAACTAATTTCCTGTCTATTAATAAAGGACCCTGCCATAGCTCAAATGCTTGAGACACTTGATCATCATCTGTCTATCCCTTTTCTAAGCACAAAAACAAACCTTCTAAGCACAGAACCTAAGCACAGTAACAAACGTTTTGCTTAAAATGGGCAGAACCCCAAGTAAGTTTACACTgaagataaaatttaaagaaagtgacttgttaatcaaaacaaacatttatttcagtgttaaaatttcagctgggcacagtagctcatgcctgtaaccccagcactttgggaggctgaggtgggtgtatcacttgaccccaggagtttgagaccagcctgggcatggtgaaaccttgtctctacaaaaaacacaaaaattagctgggtgcggttaTCAcactcctataattccagctacttggaaggctgacgcaggaggatcacttcagcctgggaggttgatgctgcagtgatccatgattatGTCActttagcctaggtgacagagtgagaccttgtctcaaaaaaaaaaagatttcaaatgcaTAAAGTGAGTAAAAAAAGGTGGGGAGAAGTAAGACGTCTTTGGCATCATACTGATAATACTGATATAATAACATATATGGATAGACATATAATTCTCTCACAGTTTTAAACTACTTGCATGTCTACAATATGCATCTTTCTTttctaggactttttttttttttaaccatttagaGGTGTGCTGTGTGTCTATCCAAGCTCAAAAGCAGGAAATGGGAGCCTTCTCAAATATACTTACTTTTAACATAATGTCTAAAGTAGTGCCATCACCATGCTTCAAAACAGATAGACCTACAAGAGAATACAGGGACAAAAAATAAGTCATTTGATTAAATGTACCTTGTTTCAAGTATTCTAATactaagaaaagacagaaagcaaGTAAACAATATTGTAAATGTTGGCCAgctgtggtgactcacgcctgtaatccctgcactttgggaggccgaggcaggcggatcaccggaggtcagcagttccaggccagcctggtcaacatggcaaaaccctgtctctactaaaaatacaaaaattagctgggcgtggtagcaggtgcctgtaatcccagctactcaggaggccgaggcacggagaactgcttgaacccaggaggcgggggctacagtgagccgagatcacaccactgcactccagcctaggtaacagagtgagactccatctcaaaaaaaaaaaaaaagtaaatattataaatgtgGATATTACAAACTGTAGTTAAGGAGCTAGCAGTGCCTGTGAGCAACCACaaaggtaaattgcatgttgtacCAGCAAAGCACAGCAGCTTTCAGGGGAATGTGCAAAGCTAATCACCTTTCAGCACTGCAACACTGACTGAGAAACTTTAAACAAATAAGATGACTATAAACCACTTGAATAGTATGTATTAAAATAGAGGTAGAAGTGGTTTGTGGGTCAGTTCTTAGgtcagttttggctattaaaaaaagttccaggctgggcatggtagctcacgcctgtaatcccagaactttgggaggccaaggcaggtgggtcacctgaggtcaggagttcgagaccagcctggccaacatggtgaaacctcgtctctaatgaaaatacaaaaattagctgggtgtggtggcagcacctgtaatcccagctagccaggaggctgaggcaggagaatcactggaactcaggggacagaggctgcaatgagccgagatcacgccactgcactccagcctgggcgacagagcaagactccgtctcaaaaaaaaaaaaaagttccctgcTTCACAAAATGATGTAGTTACCTATATGTCAAGGGAATTTATCATGAAAACCTACAGGACTCCTCAGATCAGCGGAGAGAACCTGTTTTCCTTCCACGTGGTCCTTAAACCGACGACAGGCTTCTTCTAACGTTGCCTTATGTCCTGCTTTTCCTAGTTTTCCTAGAACCAAGCCCCTCAGGAGTGCATCGAGATGACCTGATTTGAGAAGTAAAAGAGACACAAGACTACTTAAAAAGCCTATTTTTGTAAGTTTGCCATCTGGATATCTTATAATTGTGCTATACCAATTCTATGGTCTTGAACAAACACACTCAATTAACTTAATACCTGATAGAATACTTGTTTTACATTTATCAAATCATAAGAGTGATATGCTAAACAGATTAGACAAGCAAATAAACTTGCTGACTTTATCTACAGTCACGAATGCCAACTATCTGAATTTACTAAATGTTTACTCAGTCTAGTTAACTACTCTGCTAAGGATTATGTGTGAAAAGAACAGGCTTACATCATGCAGTTTCAACCCAAGGTTCAAAGAAAGATCACATATGGAACTAGTATGCTCTATGTATAATAAATTGAaatcttagattttaaaaatcaaaatctgatGGGTCCATTCCTCCAAGACACACagatagccaataagcacataaaaagatgtttaacGTAAttgatcattaggaaaatgcaaatcaaaaccacaatgagataccaattcATACCCACtatgatggctataataaaaaagataatagcaagtgttggcaaggatgtggagaaattgaaaccctcaaacactgctggtgggaacacaATATGGTGAAGCCACTTAGAAAATCAGTCTGGCAGtccctcaaaaggttaaacatacagttatggccaggcacagtagctcatgcctataatctcagcactttgggatgccaaggcaagaggattgcttgagcccaggagttcaagaccagcctgagcaacacagcaagaccctgtttctacaaaaaacttaataaTTAACCAAGCATGGTAGCATATGTCTGTAGGCCCAGTTacacaggaggctggggagggaggatcacttgagcccaggaggttgaagctgcggtgagctatgatcacactactgtactccagcctgggcacagagcaagaccttgtctttttttttttttttttttttttttgagatgtggtctcgctctgttgcccaagctggagtgcagtggcgtgacctcagctcactgcagcctccgcctcccaggttcaagcaattctccacctcagtcttctgagtagctgggaatacagggttgcaccaccacacctggctaatttttgcatttttagtagagacagggtttcgccatgttggccaggctggtctcgaactcctgacctcaggtgatccacctgccgtggcctcccaaagtgctgggattacaagcgtgagccactgccacccagccaaccctgtctcttaaaaaaacaaaaggatgggcgcggtggctcacgcctgtaatctcagcactttaggaggctgaggcaggcggatcatgaggtcaggagatcgagaccatcctggccaacatggtgaaaccctgtctctactaaaatacaaaaaattagccaggtgtagtggcacggacctgtaatcccagctactcagaaggctgaggcgggggaatcacttcaacccaggaggtggaggttgcagtgagctgagatcatgcccactgcaccagcctggagacagagtgagactccatcgcaaaaacaacaacaaaaaaaaagagtcatcatgtgactcagcaatttcactcttaggtatctcgaaaataaatgaaagcatgtctacacaaaaacttgtatacaaatgtGCATAATAGATTTCATAATAGCCGAAAactggagccctcatgaatgggaatagtgcccttataaaagagacccgggggtccgggtgtggtggttcacgcctgtaatcccagcactttgggaggctgaggcaggaggatcacgaggtcaagagctcgagaccatcctggccaacatggtgaaaccccatctctactaataatacaaaaattagctgggcttggtggcctgcacctgtagccccagctactggggaggctgaggcaggagaattgcttgaacccaggaggcggaggttgcagtgagccgagatcacaccactgcactccaacctggcaacagagtgagactccgttaccaaaaaaaaaataaaaggaaggactgatacatgctacaacatagatgaaccttgaaaatatcatgctaagtgaaagaagcagatATAAAAGGCCAAGTATTTTATGATGCTatgtatatgaaatgttcagaataggtaaatccatgaaATAGAAAGTAAATTTGTGGTTGCCAggaaatggagagtgactgcCAGTGGATACAaggctttttttggggggggtgggggactgAGAGTGGGGACGGTGAAGAAATTGTTCTGGAAATATGgaggtgatagttgcacaatctTGTGAACATACTAACAaatactgaattgtatactttaaaaaggtgaattttatggtatgtgaattatatctcaaaaaaagttaACATCCAGGAAACAAATGATTGAGAAAAAAAACAGTTAACGGCACACAAATCTGATGAACTGCAGCAGTACAATGgacaaataaaatgtagtatattcatatgatgaaatactattcagcaataaaaagcaatgaacaaCCCGGATTATCTCAGAAACATTATGCTTAGTGAGAGAGGCCAGGTATAAGAACAGAACACACATTATATGATCCTATGTATATAAAATAGAAGAGATAAATATTAATCTAggtgaaagaaatcagaatagCATGTGCCTGTGTGGGGTAGGCAGGGGAGGCTCAAGTAGCAGGGACCAATTAGGAGGGAGCCCAAGCAGCTTTCTGGGTGATGGAAATGTGGTATGTGTTTGCCGAAAGTCATGAACTGTAACATTTAGATTATTCATTTTGCtatatttaaatcataatttaaccaaaaataattttaagaaaaccaTCAGAGATCCATAGATAAGTACACATTATTGTGATGATTCTTACAAGAAGTAATTTATAATTCTGGCTCTGGTACTAACACGCTGTGTGATGCAaggtaacattttattattttgctgtgtTTCATTCTCCCATCTGTATAGCTAGGAAATTGAAGGCACTTTCCCTATATTGTAAAGATGGTTTTGAAGTCAAAAAGTGTCACGTTATCATCATGAAAGAAAAGTGCAACATCCATTAATTTACATGCATCTGTGTCCATGTACTCCTATCCTGTCACTATTCATCTGTGCTCCTATCTAAAACTAACTCCTTAACTTCGCACTGGATCTCAACTCCTCTTGATTATTCAGCAATAACCCCTCTCTCTCACAAAACATGAATTTTTCCATTATTACTGCATATGTTCAAATAGTTgcagaaaatgtaatataaaatctCCCAACTTAAAAATTCCTTCCTTTACCCCACCTCTCTCTCGTCTACCCCTTTTCTCTGATCTTCTCAGCAAAACTCCTTTAAAAAGTTGTCTAAGTGTGTTGTCTCCATTTCCTCTCCTCCTATTCTAAAGAACCTGCTCCAAAAGTGGAGAATTCATTATTGTTCCCCACTACTCCACAAAACTTGTTAAATGTAATATTGAATTAGCCTTCATCATTCTGTTTGACTTAGTGTGGTAGCATCTGACGCAGCTGATCACATTCCCTCTGCCTTCATCTACTGTTTCTTTTCATCTGCTGTttatttaaattctgggatacccCCTCTCTCTCCTGGCTCTCCTTCTACCTCACTGGCCAGTCTGTCTCTTTTGCTGATTCTTCCTCTTCCACACAATCTCTAAATCCTGAACTCAGACCTCTTTTTTCCACTTACACTCAGTCACTGGTTGATCtcatccagttttgttttgttttttaaagacatgaggtctcactatgttgcccatgctgggcttgaactccaggactcaaccaattctcctgtctgagcctcctgagcagctggattacgggtgtgagccacatgCGTGACGTGATTCCCAccccctcacttttttttttttttttttttttttttgagacggagtcttgctctgttgcccaggctggagtgcaatggcgtgatctcggctcactgcaaactctgcctcccagttcaagtgagtttcctgcctcagcctcctgagtagctggaactacaggcctgtgccaccatgcccagctgattttgtatttttggtagagatggggtttcaccatgttggccaggcttgtctcaacttcctgacctcaggtgttctacccacatcagcctcccaaagtgctgggattacaggtgtgagctaccacgcctggcccgatTCCCTTTTACACCCAAATATGCTTctatgccaggcacagtagctcatggctgcaattccagcactttgggatgctgaggtgggagaatttctggagtccaggagttcaagaccagcctaggcaacatagtgaaatcctgtctctacaaaacaaaaacaaaacaaacaaaaaaaacatagctgcgtatggtgcatgcctgtagtcccaaatactcaggaggctgcggtgggaggatagcttgaacccagaattcgaggctgcagtgagctatgactgcaccactgcacttcagcctcggcaacagagcaagactctgtatctttaaaagaaaaaaatgtttctacaGCAGTCTTCCCTATCCCTGTACATGGCAACTTCATTCTTCCAGTTCTGCAGGCCAAAATTTGATGacacttctctttctttccaccaCACAGTCCATCCTTCACCAAATAGTTTCAGTTCCACCTTTGAAATATACACAGACTTTACCACCTGTAAGTTCTAGTTGCAACCAGCATCTCAGTTGGATTGCTAAAATAGCCTTCTGAAtggtctccctgcctcctctcGTCTTCTTTTAGTCTGTTCTTCAGAAAGCCAAGTAAATCAAATCAAGTTCCCCTGCCCAAAACTCTCTAATTAGCATGTCATATCACTAAATGTGAAAGTCAAAAAACTTCTCACTGTAGCAAACAGGTTCTATAGGATCAGAAAGGTCTCCCATTGCCCTCTCCCACTCATTCCTGTCCTGAACTCAGCAGCTTTCTTGTTATTCCTCGAATACCCTAAGCATGCTCCCATCTCAGGTCTTTTgtacttgctgtttcctctgaaCCACTTTTCTTCTAGATATCCTCATAACTCTCTCCATGTCTCAGTTTATGCTCAGTATCACCTTATTAGAGACAGTTTCCCCAAACACTCTCTAGAAAATAGTGACCCAGCACTCCTTATTATCCGacgactttatttttcttttctcttttttttttttttttttttgagacagagtctttccctgtcacccaggctggagtgcagtggcccaatctcagctcactgcaacctctgcctcctgggttcaagcaattctctgcctcagcctcccgagtagctgagattagaggcatccgccaccacacctggctaatttttgtatttttaatagagacagggtttcactgtcttggccaggctggtcctgaactcttgaccttgtgatccacccgcctcagcctcccaaagtgctgggattacaggcgtgagccaccacccctggcaactttatttttcttaatgataCTTCCTGCCACCTAGACCattatacatttaattatttgctacGTCTCCCATTAGAATGTAAGCCATATAAGGCAATATTTGGGTTGCTGCTGTATCACCAGCTCTTAGAATAGTATATGGCATTTACTagctacataaatatttgttgaatcaatgaaGAAAAGACATAGAAGCTGCGACCagctgtagtggctcatgcctgtaatacagcactttgggcggctgagacgggaagattgcttgaggcccagagttcaagaccagcctggccaacatggcgaaacctcgtctctactaaaaatacaaaaattagccaggcatggtggtatgctatttgggaggctgaggcaggagaatcgcttgaacccgagaggcagaggttgcagtgagccaagatggcgccattgcattccagcctgggtgacaagagtgaaattccatcttaaaaaaaaaaaaaaaagacaagacatagAGCTCTAGGTATTGCtactatttttattacaaaagactTCTGGATCAAGACTGGTCAGGAGGAAACACCACCTTTAGTTATTAGCAgatgataaaaaataatgatatgtAAAAGCTTTAATCATTCCCAATATTTAAATGGGAGCAAAAAGAGTAAATATATGCTTATAGAAATAATCACAGAGCAGAGAACACATGTAGAaagcaaataattttcttaattaaaaaagcTGACCCCTGTGTCTCTCAGCACCTTTACAAGTTATACATAAAGGTGCCTGGTATTTATggtaacaataaataaaacttgggaggccgagacaggcggaacacctgaggtcggggttcgagaccagcctgaccagcatggtgaaaccacgtctctactataaatataaaagtagccaggcgtggcggcacatgcctgtaatcccagctactcgggaggctaaggcaggagaatcacttgaacccgggaagcggaggttgcggtgagccgagatcgcaccattgcactccagcctaggcaacaagagtgaaactccgtctcaaaaaaataaaattaaataaataaataaataaaacaaaacaacctgaAATTCCCTTTAGCTTTTCTCGACTAAAAATAGGCCTTTGGAATTCTGCAAAAGACTTTTATTTCCACCATGTGCACAAATTATATTTAGCATCGAACACACATAACCACTACTGTTTCTATGTTGTTGACCCATGTAACTTCACCAGCAGACTTAAAAGACTCAAGTCTTAATTTCTGGCTTGCTGAATATATAGTAACACCCAGTAAATACAAAGATGATATTAATTACATTGTTAACCACATAAAAAAGTACCAACTTCTGCCTAATTCTTTCTCCATTTAGTATATCCATTACCTTCTCCAGGTTTGGGATCCCAGCCCAGTCTCTCCCCTATAGGTGAAAAGACATCTTTCACAAACTCCTGGATTTCCTCATAGAAGTCTGTGTGGGACAAGAGAGTTGAGAGAATCCCCAGGTTACAGCTCAGGTCGCTCCATACAGTATAATTGGGCTCATTCACAAAAGCCTCCATGACTTTTAGAACCTCTACAGTGCTAATGATTCCAGCTCGAGCCTGGgataggaaaaaacataaattaaCCTAGTcttcaaacaaaaccaaaaaacataagCATGCATTTTTGGCATTATCTGCTGCTAGCAATTTCTTTGGTTTAAGGAAATGGGACTGTATAAGCTCAGAACGCTGTTAGAATAAAAATCCTATTCAGATAACATTCCTTTTTTActcctttgttatttttttctctctttttacagaaaaattagaatGAATTATTTGCTATTTACACAagaactacttttaaaaattacactaaaAGTCCCAACAATTtgagaacaacaacaaaccaGTTAACTTCTATTTCTACTCAGTTTCTGGGGACTTGGCTTTGTTactgttttgaaatttttcatactttcag
The sequence above is drawn from the Symphalangus syndactylus isolate Jambi chromosome 20, NHGRI_mSymSyn1-v2.1_pri, whole genome shotgun sequence genome and encodes:
- the LOC129470020 gene encoding puromycin-sensitive aminopeptidase encodes the protein MNTWTKQMGFPLIYVEAEQVEDDRLLRLSQKKFCAGGSYVGEDCPQWMVPITISTSEDPNQAKLKILMNKPEMNVVLKNVKPDQWVKLNLGTVGFYRTQYSSAMLESLLPGIRDLSLPPVDRLGLQNDLFSLARAGIISTVEVLKVMEAFVNEPNYTVWSDLSCNLGILSTLLSHTDFYEEIQEFVKDVFSPIGERLGWDPKPGEGHLDALLRGLVLGKLGKAGHKATLEEACRRFKDHVEGKQVLSADLRSPVGLSVLKHGDGTTLDIMLKLHK